Proteins encoded within one genomic window of Halorussus salilacus:
- a CDS encoding dual specificity protein phosphatase family protein, whose translation MDQIAPGLFVGSIEAAADADRQEAAGITTVCKLTHALPTGGYPDDVSLVDAPMMDGPRNDPAAFRRAVEAVVAALDARETVLVHCSRGSSRSPAVAAAALAVRRDCSVETALAEVQKSRAQADPHPALVRRAEDALDALG comes from the coding sequence ATGGACCAGATCGCACCCGGACTGTTCGTCGGGAGCATCGAGGCGGCCGCCGACGCAGACAGACAGGAGGCGGCCGGAATCACCACGGTCTGCAAGCTCACCCACGCCCTGCCGACCGGCGGCTATCCCGACGACGTGTCGCTCGTCGACGCGCCGATGATGGACGGGCCGAGGAACGACCCGGCCGCATTCCGGCGGGCCGTCGAGGCGGTCGTCGCCGCGCTGGACGCCCGCGAGACCGTGCTGGTCCACTGCTCTCGCGGGAGTTCCCGGAGTCCGGCGGTCGCGGCGGCCGCGCTCGCGGTCCGGCGGGACTGTTCGGTCGAGACCGCGCTCGCGGAGGTTCAGAAGTCGAGGGCCCAAGCAGACCCCCACCCGGCGCTCGTTCGACGGGCCGAGGACGCACTCGACGCCCTCGGGTGA
- a CDS encoding 8-oxo-dGTP diphosphatase: MQPATLCYLLRPGDEEVLLIEKKRGLGEGLYVGPGGKVEDGETPRECVVREVEEEIGVTPRDPEKVGEFEFVFGETPEMFVHVFRAEDFAGEPEESEEADPEWFGYEEVPYDDMWEDDRHWMPHLFDGETFEGRFVFDSDGEELREWDVETGVGF; this comes from the coding sequence ATGCAACCCGCGACCCTCTGTTACCTCCTGCGACCCGGTGACGAGGAGGTGCTACTCATCGAGAAGAAGCGCGGCCTCGGCGAGGGGCTGTACGTCGGCCCCGGCGGCAAGGTCGAGGACGGCGAGACGCCCCGCGAGTGCGTGGTCCGCGAGGTCGAGGAGGAGATCGGCGTGACCCCGCGCGACCCCGAGAAGGTCGGGGAGTTCGAGTTCGTGTTCGGAGAGACGCCCGAGATGTTCGTCCACGTCTTCCGCGCGGAGGACTTTGCGGGCGAGCCCGAGGAGAGCGAGGAGGCCGACCCCGAGTGGTTCGGCTACGAGGAAGTGCCCTACGACGATATGTGGGAGGACGACCGCCACTGGATGCCCCACCTGTTCGACGGCGAGACGTTCGAAGGACGATTTGTGTTCGATTCGGACGGTGAGGAGCTTCGGGAGTGGGACGTGGAGACGGGCGTGGGGTTTTGA
- a CDS encoding alpha/beta fold hydrolase → MPYADNDGVSLSYETAEPVDAADGDAETVVLVEGLGYGRWMWRWQRDRLRDEGYRVVVWDNRGTGDSDAPEGPYTVAEMASDLDAVLDSVGVERAHVIGASMGGMIAQRYALDYDRAESLALLCTSPGGEEAVETPPETQRRMFDVPADADEREAIRYKMKPAMTDGFWAENDDLISDIVEWRLETDAPDEARQAQAAGVAAFDASDRLDEIRVPTLVAHGTADRVLPVGNADLLHRDLPNSRLALFEGGSHLFFIERADDVNDCLAEFLNDA, encoded by the coding sequence ATGCCTTATGCCGACAACGACGGCGTCTCGCTCTCCTACGAGACCGCCGAACCGGTCGATGCCGCCGACGGGGACGCCGAGACGGTCGTCCTCGTGGAGGGGCTCGGCTACGGCCGGTGGATGTGGCGCTGGCAGCGCGACCGACTCCGAGACGAGGGCTACCGGGTCGTGGTGTGGGACAACCGCGGCACCGGCGACTCGGACGCACCCGAGGGGCCCTACACCGTCGCGGAGATGGCGAGCGACCTCGACGCGGTCCTCGATTCGGTCGGGGTCGAGCGCGCCCACGTAATCGGTGCGAGCATGGGCGGGATGATCGCCCAGCGGTACGCCCTCGACTACGACCGCGCCGAGAGCCTCGCCCTGCTCTGCACCTCGCCTGGGGGCGAGGAGGCCGTCGAGACGCCGCCCGAGACCCAGCGGCGGATGTTCGACGTTCCAGCCGATGCCGACGAGCGCGAGGCGATTCGGTACAAGATGAAGCCCGCGATGACCGACGGCTTCTGGGCGGAGAACGACGACCTGATTTCGGACATCGTCGAGTGGCGACTGGAGACCGACGCGCCCGACGAGGCCCGGCAGGCGCAGGCCGCCGGGGTCGCGGCGTTCGACGCGAGCGACCGCCTCGACGAGATTCGGGTTCCGACGCTCGTAGCCCACGGGACGGCCGACCGGGTGTTGCCGGTCGGGAACGCCGACCTGCTCCACCGCGACCTGCCGAACAGCCGCCTCGCGCTCTTCGAGGGGGGCTCGCATCTCTTCTTCATCGAGCGCGCCGACGACGTGAACGACTGCCTCGCGGAGTTCCTGAACGATGCGTAG
- a CDS encoding DUF7827 domain-containing protein, which yields MSSALHRRLLVCIVAITSMTAGLPAPTGATLATADDPRVEFAEPTIHHEQRGDAVEVGVRLSETDTATLRIGSPAERHLATVTARDADGDGRVTVRFNTYDGTFEATGEDAVAVRERSNASTPVATGTYDLELWSGNATDGEVTTASRLTVNKRTTDELRTWVASESANLSNRTELHAAMVAGTLTRSDAVTRNGTLVLELQASGLEGALAARNESNVTAEFFGLLEDGAANLEVRHINPGPSVPPKEIRLAEHDSTHLVPDARNDTYYLVTDLSDANVTDSYGGAELSVRDEYEANLSVAGSSALASSGTESVTAEFGMAESREEVADATTATSTTEDTTTDSATEPTTTTDSTTDAPMSDATTESPTATSVGTETTAPETEGEIPGFGLGAALVALVALVAGATSAPATFGRRRRK from the coding sequence ATGTCGTCCGCCCTCCACCGACGACTACTCGTCTGTATCGTAGCGATTACGTCGATGACCGCCGGACTCCCCGCACCGACCGGCGCGACGCTCGCGACCGCTGACGACCCGCGCGTCGAGTTCGCGGAACCGACCATTCACCACGAACAGCGCGGCGACGCGGTCGAAGTCGGTGTCCGTCTCTCCGAAACCGACACCGCGACGCTCAGAATCGGTTCCCCGGCCGAGCGGCACTTGGCGACCGTCACCGCGCGAGACGCCGACGGTGACGGCAGAGTGACGGTACGGTTCAACACGTACGACGGGACGTTCGAGGCGACCGGTGAGGACGCCGTGGCGGTCCGCGAGCGGTCGAACGCCTCGACGCCGGTCGCGACCGGCACGTACGACCTCGAACTCTGGTCCGGAAACGCGACCGACGGCGAGGTCACGACCGCCAGTCGGCTCACCGTGAACAAACGAACCACCGACGAACTGCGGACGTGGGTCGCGTCCGAGTCCGCGAATCTCTCGAACCGGACCGAGCTTCACGCGGCGATGGTGGCGGGGACCCTGACCCGAAGCGACGCGGTCACTCGGAACGGCACGCTCGTCCTCGAACTCCAAGCGTCCGGGCTCGAAGGCGCGCTGGCCGCGCGAAACGAGTCGAACGTCACCGCCGAGTTCTTCGGACTGCTCGAAGACGGGGCCGCGAATCTCGAGGTCCGTCATATAAACCCCGGTCCCTCCGTCCCGCCGAAAGAGATTCGCCTCGCAGAACACGACTCGACCCACCTCGTCCCCGACGCCCGCAACGACACCTACTACCTCGTCACCGACCTCTCCGACGCGAACGTCACCGACAGCTACGGCGGGGCCGAACTCAGCGTACGCGACGAGTACGAGGCGAACCTCTCGGTCGCCGGGTCGTCGGCGCTCGCGTCGAGCGGAACCGAGTCGGTCACCGCGGAGTTCGGTATGGCCGAGTCCCGCGAGGAGGTCGCCGACGCGACGACCGCGACTTCGACCACCGAAGACACGACGACGGACTCGGCCACCGAGCCCACGACGACGACGGACTCGACCACCGACGCACCGATGTCGGACGCGACGACCGAGTCGCCGACCGCGACCTCGGTCGGGACGGAGACGACCGCCCCCGAAACGGAGGGCGAGATTCCCGGATTCGGCCTCGGCGCGGCGCTGGTCGCGCTGGTCGCGCTGGTCGCGGGCGCGACCAGCGCGCCCGCGACCTTCGGGCGGAGACGGCGAAAATAA
- a CDS encoding winged helix-turn-helix transcriptional regulator, which translates to MVERSDVDENKRATLRRFAVLGAATPLTKFRGEDGGESEARDAIAGYVATTPGAHFSKIRDDLKLGTGEAQHHLRQLLESNALESRRDGDYRRFYPADQFSGFEQVALGYLRRATPRGMLIELLRNPDATGSDLADALGVSRPTVSKYAASLDEAGLLDREDGYAVRRPETVITLLVRYADSFGENAATFAAQADGFISFDP; encoded by the coding sequence ATGGTTGAGCGCTCCGACGTGGATGAAAATAAGCGGGCGACGCTCCGGCGGTTCGCGGTACTGGGTGCCGCGACCCCCCTCACGAAGTTCCGCGGCGAGGACGGCGGCGAGAGCGAGGCCCGCGACGCCATCGCGGGCTACGTCGCCACCACGCCGGGCGCTCACTTCTCGAAGATACGCGACGACCTCAAACTCGGCACCGGCGAGGCCCAGCACCACCTCCGCCAGCTCCTCGAATCGAACGCGCTCGAAAGCCGCCGCGACGGCGACTACCGGCGGTTCTACCCCGCCGACCAGTTCTCGGGGTTCGAGCAGGTCGCGCTGGGCTACCTCCGGCGGGCGACCCCCCGCGGGATGCTCATCGAACTCCTCCGGAACCCGGACGCCACCGGTAGCGACCTCGCCGACGCGCTCGGCGTGTCCCGGCCCACGGTGAGCAAGTACGCCGCGAGCCTCGACGAGGCGGGCCTGCTCGACCGCGAGGACGGCTACGCGGTCCGCCGCCCGGAGACCGTCATCACCCTGCTCGTCCGGTACGCCGACTCGTTCGGCGAAAATGCCGCGACGTTCGCGGCGCAGGCCGACGGCTTCATCTCGTTCGACCCCTAG
- the proS gene encoding proline--tRNA ligase, whose protein sequence is MSDNEQELGITEQKEYSPGDWYAEVVQKAELADYAPMGGFIVTRPRGYALWEGVQDHLDSWFKQTGSQNAYFPALIPESYLERESDIVEGFDPEVAWVTHGGHDELEERLAFRPTSESIITPFMSNWVRSHRDLPLRLNQWCSVIRWEATETKPFFRTKEFLWQEGHTAHETEDEAWDETMTRLGQYERLYEDVLAIPVLRGRKPEHDKFPGAHTTTTVEALMPDGKSVQGGTSHYLGQGFAEAYDLTFTDEDEEEQVAHTTSWGLSWRALGALIMTHSDDQGLVVPPTIAPEQVVIVPIWSEDTREEVLDYAEGVADDLEAAGVRVELDDRDERNPGFKFNEWELKGVPVRIEIGPNEVEDDELTVVHRPDGEDSVEDREYVAETIEDHFEAVYDKLYAAAEENLEENVREAYETSEILGTIGRYGGYVKTPWCGDEACEQVIKEEIAAEIVMVPMDRDAEPIGEECGVCGDEACETAYFAKSY, encoded by the coding sequence ATGAGCGACAACGAGCAGGAACTCGGTATCACCGAGCAGAAGGAGTACTCGCCCGGCGACTGGTACGCCGAGGTCGTCCAGAAGGCCGAACTCGCCGACTACGCGCCCATGGGCGGGTTCATCGTCACCCGACCCCGCGGGTACGCCCTCTGGGAGGGCGTCCAGGACCACCTCGACTCGTGGTTCAAGCAGACCGGCTCGCAGAACGCCTACTTCCCCGCGCTCATCCCCGAGAGCTACCTCGAACGCGAGAGCGACATCGTCGAGGGGTTCGACCCCGAGGTGGCGTGGGTGACCCACGGCGGCCACGACGAACTCGAAGAGCGACTCGCGTTCCGGCCCACCAGCGAGTCCATCATCACGCCGTTCATGAGCAACTGGGTCCGGAGCCACCGCGACCTCCCCCTCCGGCTGAACCAGTGGTGTAGCGTCATCCGGTGGGAGGCCACCGAGACCAAGCCGTTCTTCCGGACCAAAGAGTTCCTCTGGCAGGAGGGCCACACCGCCCACGAGACCGAAGACGAAGCGTGGGATGAGACGATGACCCGCCTCGGCCAGTACGAGCGCCTGTACGAGGACGTGCTCGCTATTCCGGTCCTCCGGGGTCGCAAGCCCGAGCACGACAAGTTCCCCGGCGCGCACACCACCACCACGGTCGAGGCGCTGATGCCCGACGGCAAGTCGGTGCAGGGCGGGACCTCCCACTACCTCGGACAGGGGTTCGCGGAGGCCTACGACCTCACCTTCACCGACGAGGACGAGGAAGAGCAGGTCGCCCACACCACCTCGTGGGGCCTGTCGTGGCGCGCGCTGGGCGCGCTCATCATGACCCACAGCGACGACCAGGGGCTCGTCGTCCCCCCGACCATCGCGCCCGAGCAGGTCGTCATCGTCCCCATCTGGAGCGAGGACACCCGCGAGGAGGTCCTCGACTACGCCGAGGGCGTGGCCGACGACCTCGAAGCCGCGGGCGTCCGGGTCGAACTCGACGACCGCGACGAGCGCAACCCCGGCTTCAAGTTCAACGAGTGGGAGCTGAAGGGCGTGCCCGTCCGCATCGAGATCGGACCCAACGAGGTCGAGGACGACGAACTCACCGTCGTCCACCGTCCCGACGGCGAGGACAGCGTCGAGGACCGCGAGTACGTCGCCGAGACCATCGAGGACCACTTCGAGGCGGTCTACGACAAGCTCTACGCGGCCGCCGAGGAGAACCTCGAAGAGAACGTCCGCGAGGCCTACGAGACCTCCGAGATACTGGGCACCATCGGCCGGTACGGCGGCTACGTCAAGACGCCGTGGTGTGGCGACGAGGCCTGCGAGCAGGTCATCAAGGAGGAGATCGCCGCTGAAATCGTGATGGTTCCGATGGACCGCGACGCCGAACCCATCGGCGAGGAGTGCGGCGTCTGTGGCGACGAGGCCTGCGAGACCGCCTACTTCGCGAAGTCGTACTGA
- a CDS encoding MaoC family dehydratase produces MPVATVEDTAEATLTVTEGLIDDYADLTGDDNPIHRDAEYASETLFGGRVAHGMLSAGVVSAALADLPGDIVYLSQDLDFENPVRPGQTVTATATVVEDLGDDRIRVETVAETDEERVLSGEAVVLSLPHEGE; encoded by the coding sequence ATGCCAGTCGCAACTGTCGAGGACACCGCTGAGGCGACCCTGACGGTCACCGAGGGACTCATCGACGACTACGCCGACCTCACCGGCGACGACAACCCCATCCACCGCGACGCCGAGTACGCCAGCGAGACCCTCTTCGGCGGCCGGGTCGCCCACGGGATGCTGTCGGCGGGCGTCGTCAGCGCCGCCCTCGCCGACCTGCCGGGCGATATCGTCTACCTCTCTCAGGACCTCGACTTCGAGAACCCGGTCCGACCCGGCCAGACCGTGACCGCGACCGCCACCGTGGTCGAGGACCTCGGGGACGACCGGATTCGGGTCGAGACGGTCGCGGAGACCGACGAGGAACGCGTGCTGTCGGGCGAGGCCGTCGTGCTGTCGCTCCCCCACGAGGGCGAGTGA
- a CDS encoding beta-CASP ribonuclease aCPSF1 translates to MSNVDQQLEELRAEIKSELPSDISVSDVKYEGPELVVYTRDPKKFARNGDLIRQLASQLRKRITVRPDPDVLSRPKDAREDVLAVIPDEAGVTDLDFHADTGEVVIEAEKPGMVIGKHGSTLREITQEVGWTPEVVRTPPIESSTVSNVRNFLKQERDERRDILEKVGRQIHREEMSDDEYVRVTTLGCCREVGRASFILSTPETRILIDCGDKPGAEGEVPYLQVAEALGAGANTIDAVVLTHAHLDHSALIPLLFKYGYDGPIYTTEPTRDLMGLLQLDYLDVAAKEGRAPPYESEMVREAIKHTIPLEYGDVTDIAPDVKLTLHNAGHILGSAISHFHIGDGLYNVAFSGDIHYTDTRLFNGAVNDFPRVETLILESTYGGRNDYQTDQEDSERKLKEVINETYDQGGKVLIPAFAVGRSQEMMLVIEEAMRNGDIPEMPVHLDGMIWEATAIHTTYPEYLRDDLRDRIFHEDENPFLADQFNHIDGGQEERREVADGGPCIILSTSGMVTGGPIMSWLDHVGGDPDSRLVFVGYQAQGTLGRRIQNGWDEIPMNRGGRSGRNGTLKLKVDVETVDGFSGHADRQGLMNFVKTMSPRPEKVLCVHGDESSTQDLSSALYHEFNMRTFAPKNLETFRFK, encoded by the coding sequence ATGAGTAACGTAGATCAGCAACTCGAGGAACTGCGAGCAGAGATCAAAAGCGAGCTACCGAGCGACATCTCGGTGTCGGACGTCAAGTACGAGGGCCCGGAACTGGTCGTCTACACGCGCGACCCCAAGAAGTTCGCGCGCAACGGCGACCTCATCCGCCAGCTGGCGAGCCAGCTCCGCAAGCGCATCACGGTCCGTCCCGACCCCGACGTGCTATCGCGGCCCAAGGACGCCCGCGAGGACGTACTGGCGGTCATTCCCGACGAGGCGGGCGTCACCGACCTCGACTTCCACGCCGACACCGGCGAGGTCGTCATCGAGGCCGAGAAGCCCGGGATGGTCATCGGCAAGCACGGCTCGACCCTCCGGGAGATAACACAGGAGGTCGGGTGGACGCCCGAGGTGGTCCGCACGCCGCCCATCGAGTCCTCGACCGTCTCGAACGTCCGGAACTTCCTGAAACAGGAGCGCGACGAGCGACGGGACATCCTGGAGAAGGTGGGCCGACAGATCCACCGCGAGGAGATGTCCGACGACGAGTACGTCCGGGTGACCACGCTGGGGTGCTGTCGGGAGGTCGGTCGGGCCTCGTTCATCCTCTCGACGCCCGAGACCCGCATCCTCATCGACTGCGGCGACAAGCCGGGCGCGGAGGGCGAGGTTCCCTACCTCCAGGTCGCGGAGGCGCTGGGCGCGGGCGCGAACACCATCGACGCGGTGGTGCTCACCCACGCCCACCTCGACCACTCCGCGCTCATCCCCCTGCTGTTCAAGTACGGCTACGACGGCCCCATCTACACCACCGAACCCACCCGCGACCTGATGGGACTGCTCCAGCTCGACTACCTCGACGTCGCGGCCAAGGAGGGCCGCGCGCCGCCCTACGAGTCCGAGATGGTCCGGGAGGCCATCAAGCACACTATCCCGCTGGAGTACGGCGACGTGACCGACATCGCGCCCGACGTGAAGCTCACGCTCCACAACGCGGGCCACATCCTCGGGTCGGCCATCAGCCACTTCCACATCGGCGACGGCCTCTACAACGTCGCGTTCTCGGGCGACATCCACTACACCGACACCCGGCTGTTCAACGGCGCGGTCAACGACTTCCCGCGGGTCGAGACGCTCATCCTCGAATCCACCTACGGGGGTCGAAACGACTACCAGACCGACCAGGAGGACTCCGAGCGCAAGCTCAAGGAGGTCATCAACGAGACCTACGATCAGGGCGGGAAGGTCCTCATCCCCGCGTTCGCGGTCGGGCGCTCTCAGGAGATGATGCTCGTCATCGAGGAGGCGATGCGCAACGGCGACATCCCCGAGATGCCGGTCCACCTCGACGGCATGATCTGGGAGGCGACCGCCATCCACACCACCTACCCCGAGTACCTCCGCGACGACCTCCGGGACCGCATCTTCCACGAGGACGAGAATCCCTTCCTCGCCGACCAGTTCAACCACATCGACGGCGGCCAGGAGGAACGGCGCGAGGTCGCCGACGGCGGCCCCTGCATCATCCTCTCGACCTCCGGGATGGTCACCGGCGGCCCCATCATGTCGTGGCTCGACCACGTCGGCGGCGACCCCGACTCCCGCCTCGTCTTCGTCGGCTATCAGGCACAGGGAACCCTCGGTCGGCGCATCCAGAACGGCTGGGACGAGATTCCGATGAACCGCGGCGGCCGAAGCGGTCGGAACGGCACCCTGAAGCTGAAGGTCGACGTCGAGACTGTCGACGGCTTCTCCGGGCACGCCGACCGGCAGGGCCTGATGAACTTCGTGAAGACGATGAGTCCCCGCCCCGAGAAGGTGCTGTGCGTCCACGGCGACGAGTCCTCGACGCAGGACCTCTCGTCGGCGCTCTACCACGAGTTCAACATGCGGACCTTCGCGCCCAAGAACCTCGAAACGTTCCGGTTCAAGTAG
- a CDS encoding AMP-binding protein — protein sequence MRSHDQRPYDWVGAWSEKRARLSPDAVGLVDATTGDRYTYAELDRRANRVARFLRESGLDRGDRVAVLSRNRPELVDLFFATAKTGSVLAPLSHRLAAAELVEMLNNVEPSLLVVEEPFADLAGDVLAREERAFDCSVVTLPTDSSDSEESVGLDRVAWPDRLPDDDSPVETADVSMDDPHLFLHTGGSTGVPKETVLTHGSILWNSFNTITAWGLRPEDVTPMVFPMFHTGGWNVLTVPLFHLGATVVLAREFEPSEVLDLVESEGATVLVAVPAVLRMMADHDDWADTDLSTLRFAKSGGGPCRESVMEAWWDRGVDLSQGYGLTECGPNNFTMPDGWPRELADSVGVPAMHVDARVVADDGEELPDGEIGELELASPHAADRYWRNEDESAETFGDGWVSTGDLARRDESGYYYIEGRKKHMYVSGGENVYPAAVEDRIADHPKVEEVVVVPVPDEQWGQVGKAVVQGEQSLTLDELTDFLKDRLARFKRPRHLAFVEEMPMSGPSKIDRQAVEDEFGEE from the coding sequence ATGCGTAGTCACGACCAGCGCCCCTACGACTGGGTGGGCGCGTGGAGCGAGAAGCGCGCCCGGCTGTCGCCCGACGCGGTGGGGCTGGTGGACGCGACGACCGGCGACCGATACACCTACGCCGAACTGGACCGCCGGGCGAATCGGGTCGCTCGGTTCCTCCGGGAGTCGGGACTCGACCGGGGCGACCGGGTCGCGGTCCTCTCGCGGAACCGCCCCGAACTCGTGGACCTGTTCTTCGCCACCGCCAAGACCGGAAGCGTCCTCGCGCCGCTTTCGCACCGCCTCGCGGCGGCCGAGCTGGTCGAGATGCTGAACAACGTGGAACCGTCACTTCTCGTGGTCGAGGAGCCGTTCGCCGACCTCGCGGGCGACGTGCTCGCCCGCGAGGAGCGGGCGTTCGACTGTTCGGTGGTGACGCTTCCGACCGATTCCTCGGACTCCGAGGAATCGGTCGGTCTCGACCGGGTCGCGTGGCCCGACCGACTCCCCGACGACGACTCGCCGGTCGAGACCGCCGACGTCTCGATGGACGACCCCCACCTGTTCCTCCACACCGGGGGGTCGACGGGCGTCCCGAAGGAGACGGTGCTGACCCACGGTTCGATCCTCTGGAACTCCTTCAACACCATCACGGCGTGGGGACTCCGGCCCGAGGACGTGACGCCGATGGTGTTCCCGATGTTCCACACCGGCGGGTGGAACGTCCTCACGGTGCCCCTCTTCCACCTCGGGGCGACCGTCGTGCTCGCCCGCGAGTTCGAACCGAGCGAGGTCCTCGACCTCGTCGAGTCGGAGGGCGCGACCGTCCTCGTGGCGGTCCCGGCGGTCCTCCGGATGATGGCCGACCACGACGACTGGGCCGACACCGACCTCTCGACCCTGCGATTCGCCAAGTCGGGCGGCGGCCCCTGCCGCGAATCGGTGATGGAGGCGTGGTGGGACCGAGGGGTCGACCTCTCGCAGGGGTACGGCCTGACCGAGTGCGGCCCGAACAACTTCACCATGCCCGACGGGTGGCCGAGGGAGTTGGCCGACAGCGTCGGGGTGCCCGCGATGCACGTCGACGCCCGCGTGGTCGCAGACGACGGCGAGGAACTGCCCGACGGCGAGATCGGCGAACTCGAACTCGCGAGCCCCCACGCCGCCGACCGCTACTGGCGCAACGAGGACGAAAGCGCGGAGACCTTCGGCGATGGCTGGGTCTCGACCGGCGACCTCGCGCGCAGGGACGAGTCGGGCTACTACTACATCGAGGGGCGCAAGAAGCACATGTACGTCTCGGGCGGCGAGAACGTCTATCCCGCCGCGGTCGAGGACCGCATCGCCGACCACCCGAAGGTCGAGGAGGTCGTGGTGGTCCCCGTGCCCGACGAGCAGTGGGGACAGGTCGGCAAGGCGGTCGTGCAGGGCGAGCAGTCGCTGACTCTCGACGAACTCACCGACTTCCTGAAGGACAGGCTCGCGCGGTTCAAACGGCCGCGCCACCTCGCGTTCGTCGAGGAGATGCCGATGTCGGGCCCCTCGAAGATAGACCGGCAGGCGGTCGAGGACGAGTTCGGCGAGGAGTAG
- a CDS encoding digeranylgeranylglycerophospholipid reductase — protein MTDRFDVIVAGAGPAGAQCARDLATRGYDVVVLETEPEDEFPRQSNKSTAGTFPSMMSAFGVPDDVVMQYTDSVVLESPTDHFVQHQPGAVLEFADFKRWLVADGREEGAEYWFDARVSKPVTEDGEIIGVEYGGGQEVYADIVVDATGPAAPLAKKLDVVDLERKHQAIGIEYELEGIDIDAEGYADLHDAMMLRLDHDIAPGGYSWIFHTGEDTAKVGLCYIQNDAHRDYAKDGMGIDDYLQYWLDTDPRFADAERIAGKVHRGSAHIQMPDGLSTDNFMAVGDTVPTIDPLWGEGIHKGMKSGRAAAMTADRCFMPDDPDTSAEAMSIYDELWHSEVAPKMRTRLLMTQLLYLARNERYDTLMADLKRMDYDSLSDANSGSLRDIAKLLHAGDLPLLARFARERLAE, from the coding sequence ATGACCGACCGCTTCGACGTTATCGTCGCGGGTGCGGGTCCCGCGGGCGCGCAGTGCGCTCGGGACCTCGCCACGCGGGGCTACGACGTGGTCGTCCTCGAGACCGAACCCGAAGACGAGTTCCCGCGCCAGAGCAACAAGTCGACCGCGGGGACCTTCCCCTCCATGATGTCGGCGTTCGGCGTGCCCGACGACGTGGTGATGCAGTACACCGACAGCGTGGTGCTCGAATCGCCCACCGACCACTTCGTCCAGCACCAACCCGGCGCGGTGCTGGAGTTCGCCGACTTCAAGCGCTGGCTGGTGGCCGACGGCCGCGAGGAGGGCGCGGAGTACTGGTTCGACGCTAGGGTCTCCAAGCCCGTGACCGAGGACGGCGAGATAATCGGCGTCGAGTACGGCGGCGGCCAGGAGGTGTACGCCGACATCGTCGTTGACGCGACCGGTCCCGCCGCGCCGCTGGCGAAGAAACTCGACGTGGTCGACCTCGAACGCAAGCATCAGGCCATCGGCATCGAGTACGAACTGGAGGGCATCGACATCGACGCCGAGGGGTACGCCGACCTCCACGACGCGATGATGTTGCGGCTCGACCACGACATCGCGCCGGGGGGCTACTCGTGGATATTCCACACCGGCGAGGACACCGCGAAGGTCGGCCTCTGCTACATCCAGAACGACGCCCACCGCGACTACGCCAAAGACGGGATGGGTATCGACGACTACCTCCAGTACTGGCTCGACACCGACCCGCGGTTCGCCGACGCCGAACGCATCGCGGGGAAGGTCCACCGCGGGTCGGCCCACATCCAGATGCCCGACGGCCTCAGCACGGACAACTTCATGGCGGTCGGCGACACCGTCCCGACCATCGACCCGCTCTGGGGCGAGGGCATCCACAAGGGGATGAAGTCGGGGCGGGCCGCCGCCATGACCGCAGACCGGTGTTTCATGCCCGACGACCCCGACACCTCCGCGGAGGCGATGTCCATCTACGACGAACTCTGGCACTCGGAGGTCGCGCCCAAGATGCGGACCCGCCTGCTGATGACCCAACTCCTGTATCTGGCGCGCAACGAGCGCTACGACACCCTGATGGCCGACCTCAAGCGGATGGACTACGACTCGCTGAGCGACGCCAACAGCGGGAGCCTCCGCGACATCGCGAAGTTGCTCCACGCCGGGGACCTCCCGCTTCTCGCGCGGTTCGCGAGGGAACGGCTGGCGGAGTAA